In Sphingomonas oryzagri, the genomic stretch GCTCGCCAAGATCGCCGAGCTGGAGGCCGAGCTGGAAGAGGCGGCTCCTGCCAAGCCTGCCCGACAGGCCCGCCGCCCCCGCACCGCGCGGGCCTGATTTTCGCAAATCCGCGAAGGGCGCCCCAAGCCCACTTGCGTCACGTATTCTTGTATACCATAATACGAACAACGAAACGCCTTGGGGGTCTCATGCCGTTCACCGTCCGCAAGTTCGTCACCTATTCGGATGAGACGCTGATCGAGGGCGGCCGTGCCGCCGATACGCCGATCATGATGGTGTGCGTCGCCGCGATCCTGCCGAACCCGTGGGCCGGGCGCGGCTTCGTCGAGGACCTGTCGCCGGAGATCAAGGCGATCGCATCCGATCTCGGCGCCGAGATGGTCGCGCGGCTGACCAAGGCGATCGGCGGGGCGGAGCGGATCGAGGCTTACGGCAAGGCGGCGGTCGTCGGCGCCAATGGCGAGGTGGAACACGCCTCCGCGCTGATCCACACTTTGCGCTTCGGCAATCACTATCGTCGCGCGGTCGATGCCAAGTCGTACCTCAGCTTCACCAACAAGCGCGGTGGGCTCGGCACCTCGATCCAGGTGCCGATGATGCACAAGGACGACGAGGGCCTGCGCTCGCACTACATCACCGCGGAGTTCAGCATCTCCGATGCGCCGCTGGCCGACGAGATCGTCGTCGTTCTCGGCGCGGCGGACGGCGGTCGCGCCCACCCGCGCATCGGCAACCGCTATCTCGATCTGGAGGCGATCGCCGCCGAGGAACGGGGCGAGGCGTGATCCACCGCGAAGGCGTGGCGAGCGGCCGGACGTGATCACCTTCCATACCGATACCGGGAGCGGCGACGCGCTCGTGCTCATCCACGGCGTCGGCCTGTCGCACGCCATGTGGGCCGCGCAGGTGGAGGCGCTGGCGGAGAGCCACCGCGTCATCACCTACGACATGCTCGGCCACGGCGGCAGCTCCGCCCCGTCCCCCGACGCGACGCTAGGCGATTTCGCCTATCAGTTGCTCGATCTGCTCGATCGGCTCTCGATCGAGCGCGCG encodes the following:
- a CDS encoding amino acid synthesis family protein, with translation MPFTVRKFVTYSDETLIEGGRAADTPIMMVCVAAILPNPWAGRGFVEDLSPEIKAIASDLGAEMVARLTKAIGGAERIEAYGKAAVVGANGEVEHASALIHTLRFGNHYRRAVDAKSYLSFTNKRGGLGTSIQVPMMHKDDEGLRSHYITAEFSISDAPLADEIVVVLGAADGGRAHPRIGNRYLDLEAIAAEERGEA